A window from Halomicrobium urmianum encodes these proteins:
- the glmS gene encoding glutamine--fructose-6-phosphate transaminase (isomerizing), whose protein sequence is MCGIIGCVGRGEDTLDVLVHGLAKLEYRGYDSAGVALANGGVSVCKRAGEIDDLRDELEETSISGKVGIGHTRWSTHGPPTDENAHPHQDCTGDVAVVHNGIIENYQEIRDELVAEGHEFKSDTDTEVVPHLIENALADGDSPEDAIRYVVERLDGSYAIAAVVAGHEAVFVARNDSPLVLGLGDDATYLASDVPAFRDHTDEVVYLDDGEFARLDADGWEVRNLAGERVEKTVDTVTWDAEETGKSGYDHFMLKEIHEQPRALRQCLRGRVDEMAGTVDIEDLGDLSPRRVQFVACGTSYHAAMYGAQLFQRAGVPAETYLASEYTTSPPPIGDSLVVGVTQSGETADTLSALREARARGARTLAVTNTVGSTAARECDHALYIRAGPEIGVAASKTFASQLGALNLLALGTTQTDGARDAIAALRDLPGQVQALLDQNDARAVAEAYQDAGAYFFIGRGLQYPVALEGALKMKEITYKHAEGFAAGELKHGPLALVTGDTPVFAVVLGDGERAQKTVGNVKEVEARDAPVVAVTDGQSDVERYADHVLEVPETHPRAGAVLANVQLQLVSYYTAKLLDRSIDKPRNLAKSVTVE, encoded by the coding sequence ATGTGCGGGATCATCGGCTGCGTCGGCCGCGGCGAGGACACGCTCGACGTGCTCGTCCACGGCCTCGCCAAGCTGGAGTACCGCGGCTACGACTCCGCCGGCGTCGCGCTGGCCAACGGCGGCGTGAGCGTCTGCAAGCGCGCCGGCGAGATCGACGACCTCCGGGACGAACTGGAGGAGACGTCCATCTCCGGAAAGGTCGGCATCGGCCACACCCGCTGGAGCACGCACGGCCCGCCGACCGACGAGAACGCCCACCCCCACCAGGACTGCACCGGCGACGTCGCCGTCGTCCACAACGGCATCATCGAGAACTACCAGGAGATCCGCGACGAGCTCGTCGCCGAGGGTCACGAGTTCAAGTCGGACACGGACACGGAGGTCGTCCCGCACCTCATCGAGAACGCGCTGGCCGACGGCGACTCCCCGGAGGACGCGATCCGCTACGTCGTCGAGCGCCTCGACGGCAGCTACGCCATCGCGGCGGTCGTCGCCGGCCACGAGGCCGTCTTCGTCGCGCGGAACGACTCGCCGCTCGTGCTGGGGCTGGGCGACGACGCCACCTACCTCGCCAGCGACGTCCCCGCCTTCCGCGACCACACGGACGAGGTCGTCTACCTCGACGACGGCGAATTCGCCCGGCTGGACGCCGACGGCTGGGAAGTGCGGAACCTCGCTGGCGAGCGCGTCGAGAAGACCGTCGACACGGTCACCTGGGACGCCGAGGAGACGGGCAAGAGCGGCTACGACCACTTCATGCTCAAGGAGATCCACGAGCAGCCCCGCGCCCTGCGGCAGTGCCTGCGCGGCCGCGTCGACGAGATGGCCGGCACCGTCGACATCGAGGACCTGGGCGACCTCTCGCCGCGGCGCGTCCAGTTCGTCGCCTGCGGGACGTCCTACCACGCCGCGATGTACGGCGCCCAGCTGTTCCAGCGCGCGGGCGTCCCCGCCGAGACCTACCTCGCCAGCGAGTACACCACCTCGCCGCCACCCATCGGCGACTCCCTCGTGGTGGGCGTCACCCAGAGCGGTGAGACGGCCGACACCCTCTCGGCCCTGCGCGAGGCCCGCGCTCGGGGCGCCCGCACGCTCGCCGTCACGAACACCGTCGGCTCGACGGCCGCCCGCGAGTGCGACCACGCCCTGTACATCCGCGCCGGCCCCGAGATCGGCGTCGCCGCCTCCAAGACCTTCGCCTCCCAGCTCGGCGCGCTGAACCTCCTGGCGCTGGGCACGACCCAGACCGACGGCGCCCGCGACGCCATCGCCGCGCTGCGGGACCTCCCCGGGCAGGTCCAGGCCCTGCTCGACCAGAACGACGCACGCGCCGTCGCCGAGGCCTACCAGGACGCCGGCGCGTACTTCTTCATCGGCCGCGGCCTCCAGTACCCCGTCGCCCTGGAGGGCGCCCTCAAGATGAAGGAGATCACCTACAAGCACGCCGAGGGCTTCGCCGCCGGCGAACTCAAGCACGGCCCGCTGGCGCTGGTCACCGGGGACACGCCCGTCTTCGCCGTCGTGCTCGGCGACGGCGAGCGCGCCCAGAAGACCGTCGGCAACGTCAAGGAAGTCGAGGCCCGCGACGCCCCCGTCGTCGCCGTCACCGACGGCCAGAGCGACGTGGAGCGCTACGCCGACCACGTCCTCGAAGTCCCGGAGACCCACCCGCGGGCCGGCGCCGTGCTGGCGAACGTCCAGCTGCAACTGGTGTCCTACTACACGGCCAAGCTGCTGGACCGGTCGATCGACAAGCCGCGGAACCTCGCGAAGAGCGTCACCGTGGAGTAA
- the glmU gene encoding bifunctional sugar-1-phosphate nucleotidylyltransferase/acetyltransferase, with protein sequence MSVSTAVVLAAGEGTRLRPLTRNRPKPMLPAANRPILEYVFDALIDAGVSRIVVVVGYKRDRVQDHFGPTYRDVTLTYVTQEKQLGSGHALLQARSAVDGPVLVVNGDRVIDGNSVAAVADRFEADPTTPALAVLERPDASQYGAVDLRDGTLVSIVEKPDSDEYRMINGGIYAFPEDVFGAIEATPRTEGELALTDTISRLVERDEVRGVTTEGMWVDATYPWDLLAVAREVLARGRVVQSEREDGVWVDESARVHDDATLQAPVVVGPDCEVAAGAVVGPDAALGGNVTVGPNATVENSVLDADTRVDAGSTLIDTVTGQDVDLGAGTVVPGGPADVQVNTQVFEDRRLGAVLADRATARGNVSFSPGTLVGPSVTLHAGVHASGQIAEGAEVVR encoded by the coding sequence ATGAGCGTCAGCACGGCAGTGGTGTTGGCGGCCGGCGAGGGGACGCGGTTGCGCCCGCTGACGCGCAATCGTCCCAAACCCATGCTGCCAGCGGCAAACCGCCCCATCCTCGAGTACGTCTTCGACGCCCTGATCGACGCCGGCGTCTCCCGCATCGTCGTCGTGGTCGGGTACAAGCGCGACCGCGTGCAGGACCACTTCGGTCCGACCTACCGCGACGTGACGCTGACGTACGTCACCCAGGAGAAACAGCTCGGCAGCGGGCACGCCCTCCTCCAGGCCCGCTCTGCGGTCGACGGGCCCGTCCTCGTGGTCAACGGGGACCGGGTCATCGACGGCAACTCGGTCGCGGCGGTCGCCGACCGGTTCGAAGCCGATCCGACCACGCCGGCGCTGGCGGTGCTGGAACGGCCCGACGCCAGCCAGTACGGCGCGGTCGACCTCCGGGACGGTACCCTCGTCTCCATCGTGGAGAAGCCCGACTCCGACGAGTACCGCATGATCAACGGCGGCATCTACGCCTTCCCGGAGGACGTCTTCGGCGCCATCGAGGCGACGCCCCGGACCGAGGGCGAGCTCGCACTGACGGACACCATCTCGCGGCTGGTCGAGCGCGACGAGGTCCGCGGCGTGACCACGGAGGGTATGTGGGTCGACGCGACCTACCCCTGGGACCTGCTGGCCGTGGCGCGCGAGGTACTGGCCCGCGGGCGCGTCGTCCAGTCCGAGCGCGAGGACGGGGTCTGGGTCGACGAGTCGGCCCGGGTCCACGACGACGCCACCCTCCAGGCGCCCGTCGTCGTCGGCCCCGACTGCGAGGTCGCGGCCGGCGCCGTCGTCGGCCCGGACGCCGCGCTGGGCGGGAACGTCACCGTCGGCCCGAACGCGACCGTCGAGAACAGCGTCCTCGACGCGGACACGCGCGTCGACGCCGGGTCGACGCTGATCGACACGGTGACCGGCCAGGACGTGGATCTGGGCGCCGGCACCGTCGTCCCCGGCGGTCCGGCCGACGTCCAGGTCAACACGCAGGTGTTCGAGGACCGCCGACTGGGCGCGGTCCTCGCCGACCGCGCGACCGCCCGCGGGAACGTCTCCTTCTCGCCGGGCACGCTGGTCGGTCCGTCCGTCACGCTGCACGCGGGGGTCCACGCCAGCGGACAGATCGCCGAGGGAGCGGAGGTGGTGCGCTGA